A single region of the Carboxydothermus pertinax genome encodes:
- a CDS encoding ATP-binding protein has protein sequence MANCPDCQDRGLIKNEKGEYIQCHCVTKKSHDLKQVQSLIPPLYRNKSFSDFNLSYYSKFHFDRERNISYYESAQRALKAAVNFVKLLSLNKPTKGLYFSGPVGSGKTLLAAIIANEAIKAGKEVLFVVVPEFLEKVKQSFGEEDDGFLMKKALSSELLILDDLGAHNYTEWTRNTLYLIINHRLNYQLPVIITTNIGLEDLESYLGERTTSRIFQLCHHYWLPVDLDIRLKKVRGM, from the coding sequence ATGGCAAACTGTCCAGATTGCCAAGACCGGGGTTTAATAAAAAACGAAAAGGGAGAATATATTCAATGTCACTGCGTTACTAAAAAAAGTCATGATTTAAAACAAGTTCAGAGCTTAATTCCACCCCTTTACAGGAATAAGTCTTTTTCTGATTTTAATTTAAGCTATTATTCAAAGTTCCACTTTGACCGGGAACGTAATATTTCTTATTATGAAAGTGCCCAGCGAGCATTAAAAGCAGCAGTTAATTTTGTTAAACTACTTTCTCTTAATAAACCAACTAAAGGTTTATATTTTTCCGGCCCGGTAGGTAGTGGTAAAACATTATTAGCTGCTATAATAGCCAATGAAGCAATTAAAGCGGGAAAAGAGGTTTTATTTGTAGTTGTTCCGGAATTTTTAGAAAAAGTTAAGCAAAGCTTCGGGGAAGAGGATGACGGTTTTTTAATGAAAAAAGCTTTATCTTCAGAGTTATTAATTCTAGACGACCTGGGAGCCCATAATTACACTGAATGGACTCGAAACACCTTATATTTAATTATCAATCACCGGTTAAATTATCAATTACCTGTTATTATTACTACAAATATTGGCCTTGAAGATTTAGAAAGCTACTTAGGAGAGCGAACAACTTCCCGTATTTTTCAACTTTGTCATCATTACTGGTTACCGGTAGATTTAGACATTCGCTTAAAGAAAGTACGAGGAATGTAA
- a CDS encoding ABC1 kinase family protein, whose amino-acid sequence MQETQRLKEIIRILGKYGLRILENKIKKESKTFLLDEQQILQLFSELGPTFIKFGQFLSTRPDLVDEKLVAVLRNLQDNVPSVPFTDCKKFIEETLHENYFNQFREIEPIPLASASIAQVYRGTLLNGQKVVLKIKRPILEKIIATDLEIIKKYFLPQFKVLGFISPLDLEKIYNLFELKLKEELDFLHELQNIRIFYNALKAEEDILIPKAFKDLSGRNILVMEYIEGNQLTNFLKNRVYYPALGEKLVKSFCRMLLIENLFHADPHPGNIILTKDKKIGFVDFGAVGFIDNKTRDILSELFLYLSEKNFNGIINLIYRLGQHRGEIDDFTFYQEIYKIIELVSEIGKGEVLAGRIILDIIKISIKYGINVPANLVYIGKAALNIESTAFSLGTRFNFLDLAKEYSEQALSKNYFKYLEPQAIYLNLYKKLEVSEKIPLLLLSILKKFDEGNSQVVFKHAGLESIIKALDRTSMRITFGLIIASLLIASGLIVAADGQLLQTLGTTTYLLSIGAALSLMYLILKSGKWH is encoded by the coding sequence ATGCAGGAAACCCAAAGGCTTAAAGAAATCATTAGGATATTGGGAAAATATGGTTTGAGAATATTAGAAAATAAAATAAAAAAAGAGAGCAAAACCTTTCTTTTAGATGAACAACAAATTTTACAATTGTTTTCAGAATTAGGTCCGACTTTTATTAAGTTTGGACAGTTTTTAAGTACTCGACCGGATCTGGTCGATGAAAAACTTGTTGCAGTTTTGCGAAATTTGCAAGATAATGTTCCCTCTGTGCCTTTTACAGACTGTAAAAAATTTATTGAAGAAACTTTGCACGAAAATTATTTTAACCAGTTTAGAGAAATTGAACCAATTCCTTTAGCTAGTGCTTCTATCGCTCAGGTTTACCGTGGAACTCTTCTAAACGGTCAAAAAGTGGTTTTAAAAATAAAAAGACCAATTTTAGAAAAGATAATTGCAACTGATTTAGAGATAATAAAGAAATATTTTTTACCCCAATTTAAAGTTTTGGGGTTCATTTCTCCTTTAGACTTAGAAAAAATTTATAATTTATTTGAATTAAAACTAAAAGAAGAATTGGATTTTTTACATGAGCTACAAAATATTAGAATTTTTTACAACGCCTTAAAAGCAGAAGAAGATATACTTATTCCAAAAGCTTTTAAAGATTTATCCGGAAGAAATATTTTGGTCATGGAATACATTGAAGGGAACCAGTTAACGAATTTTTTAAAAAATAGGGTTTACTATCCAGCTTTAGGGGAAAAGCTGGTTAAAAGTTTTTGTCGAATGCTTTTAATAGAAAATCTCTTTCATGCTGACCCCCATCCAGGAAATATTATACTGACTAAAGATAAAAAAATTGGCTTTGTGGATTTTGGAGCAGTTGGATTTATTGATAATAAAACTCGCGACATTCTTTCTGAGCTATTTTTATATTTAAGTGAAAAAAATTTCAATGGTATAATTAATTTAATTTACCGTCTTGGCCAACATCGAGGAGAAATTGATGATTTTACTTTTTACCAGGAAATTTATAAAATAATTGAACTAGTATCAGAAATAGGTAAAGGAGAGGTCTTGGCGGGACGAATAATTCTTGATATTATTAAAATTAGCATAAAGTATGGTATTAACGTTCCTGCAAATCTTGTTTATATTGGGAAAGCTGCCTTAAACATTGAAAGTACTGCCTTTTCTTTAGGTACTCGCTTTAATTTCTTGGATCTGGCAAAGGAGTACAGTGAACAAGCTTTGAGTAAAAATTATTTCAAATATCTTGAGCCCCAAGCAATTTATTTAAATTTATATAAAAAGCTTGAGGTTAGTGAGAAGATACCATTACTTTTATTATCAATCTTAAAAAAGTTTGATGAAGGAAATAGCCAAGTGGTTTTTAAACATGCGGGGTTAGAGTCAATCATAAAAGCATTAGACCGGACGTCTATGCGGATTACTTTTGGTCTTATCATTGCCTCTTTATTAATTGCTTCAGGGTTAATTGTAGCAGCTGATGGACAACTTTTACAAACCCTTGGAACAACTACTTATTTATTATCAATAGGGGCTGCTCTTTCATTAATGTATTTAATATTAAAATCGGGAAAGTGGCATTAA
- a CDS encoding DUF362 domain-containing protein, with protein sequence MSSEVYYVNMHAQKGSSLLEKLERLIDRSGLMEIVAPNDLVAIKLHFGERGNTAYIRPQFLRRIVNKVKAKKGKPFLTDANTLYVGSRANAVDHLETAIENGFDYAVVGAPLIIADGLTGKDYIKVPVNLKHFKEVNIGSAAVLADAFIAVTHFKGHEATGFGGTLKNIGMGLGSRSGKQQMHSDLKPEVKIDICTGCQKCARWCPANAIFYENRKAVINYDLCIGCGECTATCNFQAIKINWKDEKDVIQEKIVEYTYGVLKDKKGKAAFITFLTNISPDCDCCSWNDIPLVPDIGILASFDPIAIDQAAVDLVNNAISLENSVIGKLAPGVDKIKANKPAINWEKQLAYGEAIGLGSRDYKLIEVK encoded by the coding sequence ATGAGTTCTGAAGTTTATTATGTAAATATGCATGCTCAAAAAGGCTCAAGTTTATTAGAAAAACTCGAACGTTTAATTGACCGTAGTGGTTTAATGGAAATTGTAGCACCCAATGATCTAGTTGCAATTAAACTTCATTTTGGCGAAAGGGGTAATACTGCCTATATTCGGCCCCAATTCCTGAGAAGGATAGTTAATAAAGTAAAGGCAAAGAAGGGCAAACCTTTTCTTACTGATGCTAATACCCTGTATGTTGGAAGCCGCGCCAATGCTGTTGATCATTTAGAAACAGCTATTGAAAATGGCTTTGATTATGCTGTAGTGGGAGCTCCTTTAATAATAGCCGATGGACTAACCGGTAAAGATTATATTAAGGTTCCTGTAAACCTTAAACACTTTAAAGAGGTAAATATTGGTAGTGCTGCTGTACTGGCAGATGCCTTTATAGCGGTAACTCACTTTAAAGGACATGAAGCAACTGGTTTTGGCGGTACTTTAAAAAACATCGGGATGGGACTTGGAAGTCGTTCGGGAAAACAACAAATGCATTCCGATTTAAAGCCAGAAGTAAAAATAGATATATGCACCGGTTGCCAAAAATGTGCCCGTTGGTGTCCTGCCAATGCGATTTTTTATGAAAATAGAAAAGCAGTAATTAACTATGATCTTTGCATTGGTTGTGGGGAGTGTACTGCCACTTGTAACTTTCAAGCAATAAAAATCAACTGGAAAGATGAAAAAGATGTTATCCAGGAAAAAATTGTGGAGTATACTTATGGGGTTTTAAAAGATAAAAAAGGAAAAGCTGCCTTCATAACATTTTTAACAAATATATCACCGGATTGTGACTGCTGCAGCTGGAACGATATACCTTTGGTTCCGGATATCGGTATTTTAGCTTCTTTTGATCCTATTGCCATTGATCAGGCAGCTGTTGATTTGGTAAATAATGCAATATCATTAGAAAATTCAGTAATTGGGAAATTGGCCCCAGGAGTAGATAAAATTAAAGCCAATAAGCCAGCCATAAATTGGGAAAAACAATTAGCTTATGGCGAAGCTATTGGCCTTGGAAGCAGAGATTATAAATTAATTGAAGTTAAATAG
- a CDS encoding Asp23/Gls24 family envelope stress response protein — MATVGFVGPSGTGKSHRAALIAYENNCQLIIDDGLIIKGQQILGGVSAKKQNSKIAAIRVALFQDDFHREMARNILANYKSANILVLGTSKNMVEKICENLSIEKPQKYIYIEEVASPEEIKLARFQRSRLGKHVIPVPAFEVKKSLPSIFFEPIRVYFKRGKQNKTVFDKTIVKPFYNERGKLSIAEEVLEKILTFIITKNKPIKRVLKVELTYSYGQLAVKVDVAVEKSQNIPQQIKNFIPQVVKEFERQTGIEIIKLDIIVKKISI, encoded by the coding sequence ATGGCAACAGTCGGTTTTGTAGGACCAAGCGGCACAGGAAAAAGTCACCGAGCGGCTCTGATTGCCTATGAAAATAATTGTCAATTAATAATTGACGATGGTTTAATTATTAAAGGGCAACAGATTTTGGGTGGTGTCTCCGCTAAAAAGCAGAATTCCAAAATTGCCGCTATCCGCGTAGCCCTCTTTCAAGATGATTTCCACCGGGAGATGGCCAGAAATATTCTGGCAAATTACAAATCAGCAAATATTTTAGTTTTAGGTACTTCGAAAAATATGGTAGAAAAAATATGTGAAAATTTATCCATTGAAAAACCCCAAAAATATATATATATAGAAGAAGTGGCATCACCGGAAGAAATTAAACTTGCCCGTTTTCAGCGTTCACGTCTTGGAAAACACGTTATTCCAGTTCCAGCTTTTGAAGTTAAAAAATCATTACCTTCAATTTTTTTTGAACCAATAAGAGTTTATTTTAAAAGGGGTAAACAAAACAAAACAGTTTTTGACAAAACCATCGTTAAACCCTTCTATAACGAAAGGGGTAAGCTGTCAATAGCTGAAGAAGTCTTGGAAAAAATTTTAACTTTTATTATTACCAAAAATAAACCTATAAAAAGAGTTTTAAAGGTGGAATTAACTTACTCCTATGGACAATTAGCAGTAAAAGTAGATGTAGCGGTTGAGAAAAGCCAAAACATTCCTCAACAAATTAAAAATTTCATTCCCCAAGTAGTTAAAGAATTTGAAAGACAAACCGGGATAGAGATCATTAAATTAGACATAATTGTTAAAAAAATTTCTATTTAA